The nucleotide sequence CGGTCGGCGCGTCGTCGGGCACCTCGACGAAGGTGCCGGTGTTGAGCGCCTCGCGGTCGACGGAGATGATCCGCGGCTCGGCGTTCATCGGGGTGGTCGACACGAACAGCGTCGCCTCGGCCAAGCCGTAGGACGGCTTGATCGCCTCCGGCTTGAAGCCGAAGGGACGGAAGGCCTCGTTGAAGCGGCGCACGGTGGCGGCCGAGATCGGCTCGCTGCCGTTGAGGATGCCCTTCACCTTGGACAGGTCCAGGGGCGGCTCGTCGCCCTTCGGCACACCGCGTGCGGCGGCGTGGTCGAACGCGAAGTTCGGCGCCACCGAGATGATGCCGCCGGTGTCCTCGGGCCGGGCCGACAGCTCGCGCAGCCAGCGGCTGGGCCGGCGCACGAACGCCGCGGGGGTCATGAACGTGAAGTAGTGCCCGATCATCGGCGCGAGCAGCGCCGTGATGAGGCCCATGTCGTGGAAGAACGGCAGCCAGGAGCAGCCGCGGTCGCCCTCCTCGCCGTCGAGCGCCTCGATCACCTGCACCACGTTCGTGGCGAGGTTGAGGTGGGTGATCTGCACGCCGGTCGGGATGCGGGTCGAGCCCGACGTGTACTGCAGGTAGGCGATGGTGTCCTCGTCGACCGGCACCGGCTCCCAGGTGCTGCCGACCTCGACGGGGACGGCGTCGACGGCGATGACGCGGGGACGCTCCTTGGCGGGGCGGCTGCGGAAGAACTTGCGGACGCCCTCGGCCGACTCGGTGGTGGTGAGGATCGCCGACGGCTGGCAGTCGTCCAGGACCGCGTGCAGCCGGCCGACGTGGCCGGGTTCGGACGGGTCGAACAGCGGCACCGCGATGCGGCCGGAGTAGAGCGTCCCGAAGAAGGCGACGATGTACTCCAGGTTCTGCGGGCACAGGATGGCGACCCGGTCACCGGGCTGGGTGACCTGCTGCAGCCGCGCACCGACGGCGCGGTTGCGGGCGCCGAAGTCGGCCCAGTGCAGGTCGCGGGCAACGCCGTCGCGCTCGGTGGAGAAGTCGAGGAAGCGGTAGGCGAGCTTGTCGCCGCGCACCTTCGCCCACTTCTCGACGTGCTTGACCAAGCTGCCGTTGTCGGGGAACTTGATCAGACCGTCCTTGAGGAACGGGTTGTGGAATCCCATCGAACTCTCCTGTCAGCGACACGCGGCCCGCGAAGCACCGTGTCCCGCGGTGGTCCCGGCGGCTCTCGAACTCCCCCCGGAGCGAGCGCCGCACCCTCCGATGCCAAACCTCATGAATCCTACCGGGCGGTACCGGCACCCTCCGGGATCACGGGATCGACACCCCGACCAGCGGTCGAACGGTCGAATCTTACTTTTCTCTTAATGTTAGGCGACCGGCTTCGGGGCGGCCAAATCCCACCCCGAAACCCACCGAAGGTGACACCCGTTCGTGACCTCAGCCGTGCTTCGGCCGCGGCGCGCCGTCGATGAGACCGCGCGTCCAGTTCTGCGTCCACTGCGTGGCGGTCTGCCCGTCGAGTGCCCAGAACTGCGGGGTGTTGTACATCGCGTGCACCGGTTGGCCGGCGCCGCCCGACAGCGTCGCGAGGGTCTGCGGCAGGTTCGCGATCGAGAACGCCCCCTCGGGCGCCGCACAGATCAGGTCGCCCTTGGCGCAGATCTGATTGGTGCGGTCGTTGAGCAGCCCGAAGCCGCCCGGGCGCGGACCGGTCATCTCCAGGCCGAGCTGCTTGAGCATCGGCACCTCGGCGAGGGTGATCTCGGCCCCCTGACCCGGCGGATTGGGCCCGATGTCCTGCCCGACGGAGTCCTGCCGGCGGCCGTCGGCGATCAGCGTCACGCCCAACACCAGGTCCTGGTCCACCGGACCGCGGCCATTGCCGATGTCGCTGGCGATGTCCCCGGCGATCACCGCGCCCTGCGAGAAGCCCACCAGCACGTAGCTCGTCAGTGGGCAGGCCTCGTTCATGCGCTTGAGTTCGTCGACCGCCTTGCGGGTGCCCTCCGCGCGGCTGTCGTTGTAGGACATCTGCTTGTCCGCGGAGAACGGATTGTGGAACTGCGCGGTGTACGGGACGGTGTAGATCTGCAGCCGGCCGCCGTCGAACGCGCCCCGGATCGGGTTGGTGACGTTGAGCAGCAGGGCGATCGGGAACTGCGTCGGGTTCAGCGGGTCCAGCTGCGGCGACGACTCCCAGGTGCCCGGGATCGACATCAGCTCCACGTCCGGGCAGTCCGCACTCTGGAATTCCGGGCGCGGCTTCGACTGGCCCGGCGCCAGGCTCGTCGGCGGGACGGCCGACGGCGGCACCGCCGACGGTGGGGTGTCGGGCTGGCGCAGCCACACGACCACGGCGGCGACGACGACCGCCACCAGCACGGCGACGGCACCGGCCGCCGCCACGGCGAGGATGCGGTGGCGTTTGCGTCGACTGTTGGTGGCCATGGCGGGTGTCGGTCTCCTAGTGACAGAGTCGGTCGGTGGCGATGCGAATGTAGTCGGCCGTCACGGAGTTGACCTCGCCCGCCGCGGGCGCCTCGTCACCGGGGCTGGCGTCGCGGACGTCGTCGCGCACCATCGGCACCACGAAGTCCCACACCGCCTGGTCGCTCTGGTGGGCCGCGTGGGCCTGGCAGACATACGAGCCGATGGACAGCGCCAGCAGTTCGCTGGAGGGGCGCACCCCGGCGACGCGGAGCGCATCGAGGTAGCCGCGCTGCTGCGGCGTCACCTGCATGGCACCGGCCATCCCGCCGTCGCGGGACGCCGGCAGCTGGCCCATCGGATGTCCGTCGGATCCCGTCGCCGCCGTCTCCGACGACGGCATTCCCATGGTGGCCATGACGTCCTCGCCGCTCATGCCGCAGCCACTGACGGACGCCGCCACGATGGGGGCAGCCACCATCAGGCAGAGCGGAAGCGCGGCACGCACGATTTCCACGGTACCGGCTCGCTCGCCGGGCTCCCGGCGAGTACTTTGCCGGCCCGCACCCGCGGCGGCTACTTGATGGTGGCGACCAGCTCGCCCGACATGGCCGCCAGCTGCGGCGCCCACGAACTCCAGTCGTGCTGTCCGCTGGGCGGGAAGTCGAAGTGCGCGTTGTGGCCGCCGGCGCCGCGGTAGCTCTGGTAGAAGAACCGGTTGGTGCCCTGCGCCTGGTCGCAGAAGCCGATCATCGCGGCCGGGTCGCTGCACTCCGTGGTGGCCGGGCTGAAGATCCACAGCCGGGTGTTGTTGTCCGCCAGCAGCTGCGCGTGCACGTTCGGCGAGTGCCACTTCCACCGGCCCAGCTGCGGCAGACCCCACATGTTGCGGATGTCGACGCCGCCGTACTGCGCCAGCCCCGCGGTGATCGCCCCGTCGACGCCGGTGCGCTCCGGCGCGAGGTAGCCCGACAGCGAGCCCGCGTAGCGGTACCGGTCCGGGTGGAAGGTCGCCATGGCCAGGGCGCCGAAGCCGCCCTGCGCCGCGCCGACGATGCCGTGGCCGCTGGGGGCCAGGCCCTTGTTGGCGGCCAGCCAGTTCGGCAGCTCGTCGGCCAGGAAGGTCTCCCACTGGCGGCTGCCGTCCTGCTCCCAGTTGGTGTACATGCTCCAGGCGCCACCGGCCGGCGCCGCGACCGAGATGCCCTTGCCCGCCAGGGTGTTCATGGCGTTGCCCGCCGTTACCCAGTTGCTGACGTCGGGAGCGGCGTTGAAGGCGTCGAGCAGGACCACGGCGTGCGGACCGCCGCCCTGGAAGGCCACCGGGATGTCGCGCCCCATCGCCGCCGACGGCACCATGAGCATCTCGACGCCGTCGGCCGAGGCGGTGTGCGGCGTCGCCACCCACAGCCCGGCGGCCAGCACCAGGGCGCTCATCACGCGGAACAGGACCGAAATCACCTTCGTGGCCACGTGCAGTAGTGAATCACATCACGGCACGGGCCGGGCGGGGGTTAGCTCGCACGGACGTCTCCGCCGGTCAGGGACCGGTCGGCGGCATCCCGCCGTACACCGGCTGTTTGGGCGGCGGCACCGGCAGCCCGCACCGCGCCAGCTCGTAGAGCGGCACCCGGTCGATGCGGTAGGAGTTCAGCTGCGCGGCGTGGACGAGGTTGCTGAGGAAGCGCCGCGGCCCCATCGGCGCACGGACCGCGTTGAGCAGTGCGTCGGTGGCCGGGCACTTCAGCGCGGCCTCGGCCTGGGCGATCCAGTCCTCGTCGAGGTAGGTCGGGATCCACGGCGGTTCCTTGAGGAACGGCCCCTCGGCGACGGCCCAGTCCGGGAACAGGTTCTTGTCGTGGCCGATGCGGCCGTCCTCGATGCGCGCGGTGTGCGCGGCGAGCGGGTTCGCCAGCCCGATCTGGTCGATGACGCGGACGTCGAGGCCCACGTTCATGCCGAGCATG is from Mycolicibacterium grossiae and encodes:
- the fadD32 gene encoding long-chain-fatty-acid--AMP ligase FadD32, with translation MGFHNPFLKDGLIKFPDNGSLVKHVEKWAKVRGDKLAYRFLDFSTERDGVARDLHWADFGARNRAVGARLQQVTQPGDRVAILCPQNLEYIVAFFGTLYSGRIAVPLFDPSEPGHVGRLHAVLDDCQPSAILTTTESAEGVRKFFRSRPAKERPRVIAVDAVPVEVGSTWEPVPVDEDTIAYLQYTSGSTRIPTGVQITHLNLATNVVQVIEALDGEEGDRGCSWLPFFHDMGLITALLAPMIGHYFTFMTPAAFVRRPSRWLRELSARPEDTGGIISVAPNFAFDHAAARGVPKGDEPPLDLSKVKGILNGSEPISAATVRRFNEAFRPFGFKPEAIKPSYGLAEATLFVSTTPMNAEPRIISVDREALNTGTFVEVPDDAPTAVAQAGAGKVGIAEWAVIVDAESASELPDGQIGEIWISGQNMGTGYWGKPQETVETFQNILKSRTNPSHAEGAPDDATWVRTGDYGAFHDDELFITGRVKDLVIIDGRNHYPQDLEYSAQESTKALRTGYVAAFSVPANQLPDEVFDNAHAGLKRDPDDTSEQLVIVGERAPGAHKLDPGPVIDDIRAAIAVRHGVTVRDVLLTPAGAIPRTSSGKIGRRACRAAYLDGSLRAGKIANDFPDATD
- the culp6 gene encoding carboxylesterase Culp6, whose product is MATNSRRKRHRILAVAAAGAVAVLVAVVVAAVVVWLRQPDTPPSAVPPSAVPPTSLAPGQSKPRPEFQSADCPDVELMSIPGTWESSPQLDPLNPTQFPIALLLNVTNPIRGAFDGGRLQIYTVPYTAQFHNPFSADKQMSYNDSRAEGTRKAVDELKRMNEACPLTSYVLVGFSQGAVIAGDIASDIGNGRGPVDQDLVLGVTLIADGRRQDSVGQDIGPNPPGQGAEITLAEVPMLKQLGLEMTGPRPGGFGLLNDRTNQICAKGDLICAAPEGAFSIANLPQTLATLSGGAGQPVHAMYNTPQFWALDGQTATQWTQNWTRGLIDGAPRPKHG
- a CDS encoding DUF732 domain-containing protein: MRAALPLCLMVAAPIVAASVSGCGMSGEDVMATMGMPSSETAATGSDGHPMGQLPASRDGGMAGAMQVTPQQRGYLDALRVAGVRPSSELLALSIGSYVCQAHAAHQSDQAVWDFVVPMVRDDVRDASPGDEAPAAGEVNSVTADYIRIATDRLCH
- a CDS encoding alpha/beta hydrolase-fold protein; this encodes MSALVLAAGLWVATPHTASADGVEMLMVPSAAMGRDIPVAFQGGGPHAVVLLDAFNAAPDVSNWVTAGNAMNTLAGKGISVAAPAGGAWSMYTNWEQDGSRQWETFLADELPNWLAANKGLAPSGHGIVGAAQGGFGALAMATFHPDRYRYAGSLSGYLAPERTGVDGAITAGLAQYGGVDIRNMWGLPQLGRWKWHSPNVHAQLLADNNTRLWIFSPATTECSDPAAMIGFCDQAQGTNRFFYQSYRGAGGHNAHFDFPPSGQHDWSSWAPQLAAMSGELVATIK